CACTTATCAAATATACCCCCGAAACCGCTTGGAGCCAGCAAGAGGTTTTGGAAGCCGCTGACGCTTACATCAAAGTGGCATATGCGCTTGCCCATCTCACCATTCAGGATATTCCTGCATTCTTAGAAAAACTGGAAACACAGGGAATCTATTGGAGTAGCACAAGGACCTTGACAGAGAAGGACTCTTACCTAAACCTGACATCCCAACAGCTTCTATTCGCCTACCGTCACGCTCGAACCATCTGGGTGATCACGAAAGGGAGGTTAAAGCCTAGCGAAAACATCCCTTATGCCCATGCAAAACCTTTCTATCAGCCAGGCACAATGCAAAATCGATGGAGAATGCTCTACAACAGCTACAGCTTGGAAGTAGCCATAGCCTTGCGCACTTCAGATGGCCAGGGAGTAGAGTTCTTAAGTCATTATAGCCAAAACTGGTCGGAGCCTGACACGGGTGTAAACTCATTCGAGCTCGATCCAGATGCTTACAGTATAAAAAAACAGGAGAGAAGAGATGTCTAAAGTTCTAAGCTGTCCGGAGTGCATTAGCAACCATACGATCATGGAGCACCTCTTTGTCTCCCCGCTCTGCGAGGATCAGGAGCTGCTGGTAAAAATTGCGGTTGTTGTCTTCCACATCTTGACATTTGGAGTGCCCCTCGCGGTCTACCACGTTATCGATTGCATCTTCCCGCGCGCAGATCAACCTAGCATACGAGCGCAAGATCAGATGGCCCAGAGAATGCAAGAGCTGGTCTCAACTTCCATACCTCAGCGATCCAAGTTAGGGGATGTTACATATAATGCGGTCGTCTTTGCGAAGCAAGAGTTGGGAAAGCGTCCAGATATACGCCCTTATGACTTCGGCTCAAGCGTGCCTCATGGACCTACAAACCCAGAGATCTCACGAATGTTCCGCATGTATCAAGAGGTACAAAAACCCGCATTTTTTGCTGCGCTTAGCAAGTACACTCCAGAAGAGGCTTGGAACCAGGAGGAGGTTTTACAGGCGGCTGATGCGCTCATGAAAGTAGCGTATGCGATCAGCAACTCTACTGTTGAGGACCTTGCCGAATTCACAAAAAGGCTAAAGAACTCAGGAGATGAACGAACGAAAGCCTATGCTCTATCGCGACTAGACTCCTACTGTTACACAACATTCTACACGCTGCCGCTTGCCTACCACTTGGTTCGAGGAGCCTTCTGGACAGGAGGAGAGGGAAGTGCAAGGGCGGACTGCTGGAGCGCAGGGCGAGAACCTCGTGGCGGGCTGGGATATGAGATCCCCCATGCGCATGCAAAGCCCTTCTATGAAGAAGGGACCGGACAGCGCGACTGGAGGGTGCTTTACAACGCCTTCTCTATGTACTTTGCAAGAGCAGTACAAACAGCAGATGATAGTGAGCTAGAAAGGATACACGATGAAGTACAGGTTAAATGGACTCATCCCGATACTGGCAGAGGATCTTTCCTGACACTGCCCGCCTCCTATCCTTTCCGCTCATACTAATTATCGGCTTGCGCGTCTTGTGCGTCTTGCTGTTCTGCGTGCAGTTTTACGGGCGATTTTTCGAGCTGGTCTGCTCTCAATCGCCTTCTTGACAGCGCGCTTTAATTTACGAGCTGCGGGACTTTTCACAGCGCGCTCGAGGCTGCCTCGGTAGCGCTCTACTTTGTGTCCCAGTTTCTTATACTTCTGGACGAGCTCTTTCTGGAGCTTCTTTCCCTTTTCTGTGCCAAACATGAAGGTAGTGAATGCTGCGAGGGAGCCCCCGATGAGCATGCCTTCGATGAAATCGGCGTAAGAGTGCTGTCTTGATTTAAACATAAAAACCCTAGTTGAACCTTAGTTATTGAATTTTTTCCAGAGATGCAGGCCTGTAGCTACCCATTCCAGAACCTCTGAGACGCTGCTCTCGTGTCTGTGGATCTTCTTCTCAACAGACTTGAGCGAGTCGGGTTCATTGATGCCATGGCTATCCAGGATCTCCCCTACGCGGGCGATCGCCTCGCCTACTGTGTTTAGAGATGAGCCTCCGCTGCGTCTTGTTGCCAAGAAGATGGAGAGTGCGCCAATCCCAATCACTCCCCCAACCAGAAGGCCGACGAAGAGTTTCGAATCTTTATCTTGATTTGACATAGTCTTTTATCTCATCTTTGACCCTGCTAAACAGTCTGATGCCATCTGCAATGCATCCGACGATTTCAGAGATTTTTTCATAACTATTCTTGCCTTCTGCGGCCTCTTTCTTCATCGCATAGAGCGGGCGGAAAACGACATCTAGACCCTCCGACTTCTTCTTGATGTCGAGAGTGAGCTTGTTCACGTTGTGAATCAGCTCTGCTGAGGGTTCAGAGATCGCCTCTAGTGTCTTGTGTAGGTCGGTGAGAATTCGGTCGGTCTTTTTCAGCGTCTTGCGCGTGTCTTGCAAAGTAAGGATCAGAAAAACTACCAGGAGAGCAAAGGTAAGAGCGATCGCCCCCACTATTATTTCCATGATCATTTTTTCGCTCCTTAATAAGCGTTAGTATCTATATTTTCATTATTATAATTATAGTTTAATTTGTAAACTAAAAAATAATTATTGTAATTAATAACAAACTTAATTAATTATTATGTTTAGAGGGCATTTTATGGCAAAGAAAGAGACCTACGAGCTTCGCTTTAAAGAGTGCGCATCTACAGATGAGCAGAATGCCATCCTCGAAGGGATCAACCTAGAGTCGATGGAAGCAAAGGAGATGGCCAAGATCGTCCCCTTCGCTTTTCTGATTAAGGACTCTGAGGGCAAGGTCTTAGCTG
Above is a genomic segment from Chlamydiales bacterium containing:
- a CDS encoding DUF948 domain-containing protein; translation: MIMEIIVGAIALTFALLVVFLILTLQDTRKTLKKTDRILTDLHKTLEAISEPSAELIHNVNKLTLDIKKKSEGLDVVFRPLYAMKKEAAEGKNSYEKISEIVGCIADGIRLFSRVKDEIKDYVKSR